A single region of the Raphanus sativus cultivar WK10039 chromosome 1, ASM80110v3, whole genome shotgun sequence genome encodes:
- the LOC108810074 gene encoding protein DCL homolog, chloroplastic, with the protein MSLASLSSSPCFRCRAYTFSFSPSPLRLYFPRGDKKPRVRSLRAESDGARTGNTQSYGSELLREEEESSEEFVDWEDKILEVTVPLVGFVRMILHSGKYANRDRLSPEHERTVVEMLLPYHPEVDKKIGCGIDYIMVGHHPEFENSRCLFIVQKDGQVVDFSYWKCIKGLIKQKYPLYADSFILRHFRKRRQLR; encoded by the exons ATGAGCTTAGCTTCCCTTTCCTCGTCGCCGTGTTTCAGGTGCCGAGCTTACACATTCTCTTTCTCTCCTTCGCCTCTCCGTTTATATTTCCCGCGCGGTGACAAAAAGCCTCGAGTTCGCTCCTTGCGAGCGGAATCGGACGGCGCTAGAACCGGTAACACGCAGTCGTACGGCTCAGAATTGCTTCGTGAGGAAGAGGAAAGCTCCGAAGAGTTTGTGGATTGGGAAGATAAAATTCTTGAGGTTACTGTTCCTCTTGTTGGCTTCGTCAGGATGATTCTCCACTCCGGAAA ATATGCAAATCGAGATAGACTAAGCCCAGAGCACGAGAGAACTGTTGTTGAGATGCTGCTTCCTTATCACCCTGAAGTTGACAAGAAAATCGGATGTGGAATAGACTACATCATG GTTGGGCATCATCCAGAATTTGAGAACTCTCGATGTTTGTTTATAGTTCAGAAAGATGGACAAGTAGTTGACTTCTCGTATTGGAAATGCATAAAAGGTTTGATAAAGCAGAAGTATCCTCTGTATGCAGACAGTTTCATCCTCCGACATTTTCGTAAACGTAGGCAACTCAGATGA